Sequence from the Panicum virgatum strain AP13 chromosome 5N, P.virgatum_v5, whole genome shotgun sequence genome:
TTCAGCACGGTCGGCTTCTTACCGCGGCAACGTTGGTGCCCGATTCGCCGTCTGCATCTTTGACGGCGTTGGGTCTCTCCCCAGCCTACGCGCGCCATCCGCCTGCTGACTCCTCCGCGAAGGGGGCCGGCATCTTCGGCACCAACAGTCTGTGCCGTGTTCCTTTCTCCCGGGCAGGACATCAGTTTGAGTTGCCATGGTACATGTCAAGTTGCCCCTCCTACAACACGTCTTCTGGCAATTTTCAGTCAAAATCGGATCAGACTGAAGATCCCCCTGTAACGTGAGTACTACTTGCCATTATTAGTGTTAACTTCTTGTCACAATGTAACTAGTTTGGTTAGGATCAGCAACCTTTGTCATGGCCTTCCAAGGcaccaatttttttttagaaatttgagCATTTGGTACAAAAAAATTGGTTCAAGTATATGATGATCTGCGATGAGCTCTACTTCTAAGTTGGTTTATGCGTGGGGTGGGGTCTGTGTATTAAGCAGTTTTCGTGTGCTTTCCATGTGAATTTTAAAGTTAGTGTAGTGATGTGCTTTCCATGTGAAGAGTTACAAGTGTAGTGAATTTTAAAGTTAGTGTAGTGCTGTGCTTTCCATGTGAAGTTAGAGTTACAAGTGTAGTGTTGTGCTTTCCATGTGAATTAAGAGTTACAAGTGTAGTGTAGTGAGGCACCTTTCAATGTTTAATATCTCATCAATGCTGGGAAAAGGATTTGTATGCAACTCTTTTTGTCCTTTCGTGTTGACATATTTTTATTTCCTGCAATTTTCTTGAGGTGATAAAATGTTTGTTGATCTGAACTTAGCCAAAGTTGCCTATGTCGAAAAACTATACCAGGAGTACTATACAGATTTCAGTCTTAAACATGCAGTATATGGATATATGTGTGTTTTATTGTTTCAAGCATATGCTTGTGTGCTTTACCTTTTAGGCATTATGGCTTCTGATATACTCTGGTTTGAGCTTATATGTTTATGCAATGTACCATAAATGCCATCCATGGGCACTGATAATATTCCATGTTATGTTGCAGATGTCATTGGTATGTTCGACGATGTCAATGAGCCAAAGTGGAATCCCCTTGAGTTTGCAGAATCACATGCATTGTCAGAGAATGTGAACTTAGTGGGTGATGAAGAGGCCAAGAAGTACACTATTTTCACTGTACTGGCCAAGGTCTGGTTCGCATCACTTCCTCTTCTTATTGAGAAGCTCAAAATGCATGGCTATTCCTTCTTCCATCCTATCACTCTGTCCCAACTGATGGTAGATCGACATGGTCAATTTGTCATGCGTGATGGCACACTTCTGCGGAAGACCAACAGACGCAATGCATCAAAGGACTACTTCAGTTTGGCAGGTGTGTATGAAGACATCATTAGGCATTGCTGCAGAGGTGCTATTCTTCCGTATAGCTTTGAGGACCTTCTGAAAGAACTCAGGCATAGAAATTAGCCACATGGCTACTACTTCACAGTTCATCCAGTCTTCATATTTGTCCCAGCTTATTCATAGGCCTACCTTGATGTGTATGACCACGTCAAGGAAAATCTGACTGGTGATCAGGCCAAATGGATTTGGATATCTCTAGTAGGTTCAGCTAAAAAGTGGGCTGAAAGTATGGCAGGCAATACTCTGTTAGTGGCATGGTTTGAAGATCCATATAAGCAGAACCGGAATGTTGAAGAGGAAGATCGCTTTACAATTGGCAATGCAAAGCACTTGTTTCGTTACTTGAGGCATGTGCACTCGCACTTGCTTGTCTATGTGAAGCTCCTTGGGGTGAAGTACACAAAAAATGAAGCCAGGGTGATGGTTGAGTGCAAATTCTCTAGAGCGATGACAGGCCTGTTTGGGAAGCTGTGGGAACACAAATTCCTTGTAGACATAGAAACTGAGGCATACTTCTGCAAACCAGGTGGAGCCTGCTGCCCCAAGACCCGGATTCTGCCTTCGGAAGAAACTCAGGCTTACAATCCAAGAGAGTCAAAGGAGAAAACGGTAACACCCCCCTGAAATTGTCCTGCATAGCTTGGCTGTAAACCAAAAATACATAGGCCTTTACTGCATGGGGTCAATTGCAAGGCTGTGCATGTTTAATAGTTATGTGAGGTCTTTTGGATAGTTCTTAAACAAACAAGGCACGCATGAGGTGAGGAAGACGAGTAAATTTGTTTTGACTGAAGTGTTTAAAGTGGATTGCTTAACTAGACTAACTATTGGCAATCTAGTTAAGTATGTTAGTTTTACAAGTCACATATTCAGCTTGTTGCCATGACTCAGTTTGACACCACTTTAGTGTTGGAGATCATTTTGAAAAGTCTATAAATGGATAAGCGTTGTCTCAAATATTAAGCTTACTTTGCTCCTGTGTTTTATGGTTGTTTGCCCTTTTATTTGTCATTGTTGTGCTTCTACCTTCCAGTTAGTTCATTTGGTAAGGCTTAAAGTTAGAATTTGTTCAAAGACACCGATGCGTTTGTTTGGAAGTATATGATGTGGCTAGGGGGACCTGGTTCATTGTTGCAGTGATATGTCCATTTCACGTTTTCATTTTACGTCTTCTCAAGACATTATCACCATTTTTTTACTGATTATTAAATGATAATGATATGCAGGATGGAGATGGAAAATGTCAAGAATCAGACTGAAGATGCAGAATCAAAAGGCCAAGGTTCAGCTCGCCCCCGGCATTAAATGATCTGTAGGACAAACCGGCAAAGGAGTCTGAATAGCATCAGCTAGGCAAAGGAGGGTTAGGAAAGTTGAATTTAGACACATTAAATGATCGGTAGGACAAACCGGCAAAGGAGTCTGAATAGCATCAGCTAGGCAAAGGAGGGTTAGGAAAGTTGAATCTAGACAATGTTGAGAAAATGTTTCCTTGTTAAGTGATGGCACATCTTGTGTAGCGGTGGTAGTATCTGGCAGACCGTGTGCCGTTGGTCTATCTTACGAAAAGGATCTGCATGCATAAAACTCGTTTATGGGAGGCTGGCTGACCCATGCTGGTTAATCTGACTTCGAAAGTTTTGCATTCTAAATTGTACAGCAGATTTTAGTTGGTGAAGCCCTTTCAATTGGTATGTTTAATTTCAGCTTTACAGGAAATTTGATTGCAGGCGGTTTGATGCGGTGGCAAGGGTTGCTGGGAATATGCGCAAATGATGTGTCAGTGGTCCAAGTCTTATCTTCTTGTAGCTTTATTTCCTTCTTCATATTGCCGTCTTGTTTTGCTTTTGTGGACTTTTTGTCCGTTTTGCTGGTTTGTCATGAAAAAAAACGTAGACAACTTATTTGATGTTGCAGTTAAAATATTTAAATGAGAGTGGCTTATGAAAATCAACATAATGGAGTCCGTGATCTGTACTGGAATGAGAcaaaactctctctctctctctctttgagAACAGGGACACCAGAACAGGCTCCATCGAACAATTGATTTTCCCAGGCGCATGCGATGTTTAATGTTAAGAGATGCAAACGCAGTCATGGGTGGAACTGGGCCAGCCCAACGCCTAGAGCCACTTCATGGGCCACCTACGCTTGATGGGCTAGGAATTGGATGGACGGCAGGCCAATCGCCTATGGGGTCCAGCTGATCGGACTATCGGCCTGTTTTCGGCTCTCCGATAGACATCCTTTTTCAAAGGCCGATGATTTTTTTGCCTCCAGATATTTCACCCTGATACTATCCGCACTGTTGTTTATCCATATTTTTACTTTCAAAGAAATATTTTACAGATTTCCTCCACCTCAAATGCTTGATTTTTGATATTGTCTCAATCACTTTATCTGCAGCCGCTGGATCTCAATCACACGGACGACATTCTCTTTTGTTTTTGGGCCCGCACCCCTGCTTTGTCCACCCGTTAACGATTAGTTCGCGAATTTGGATCCGAAAACCGAACCCATTGAGGGGATTAGATCACCAGAAGCTTCACGGGACTCATTCACCCCCTTCATCTCTCCACGGCGACCAGGGGAGAGGCGATTCGGGAGGCGACGACGGCCGGTCGGCGAATCGTGGAGGTCAGCGCCGCCGGCAAGTCTCTCCGGCAAATGATTTGGTTGCTTGAAGTATTATTTTGTTCTTGCTTGTTGCCTTTCACCATTTCCTTCTCCTTTTCTCTCCCCATTTCCCTGTGAGCGAGAGATAGGGtccgccggccggcgagcacgGCTACCCGCTGCGCGACACGGGGGGCGCACGGCTCCCCTATGGACGAGCGCAGCCACCCAGCTCGTTGCTGTGGGGACCGCCCTATAGGGGTGGCCCCACTTAAGCAATACAGTGCCATCCCTGGACCGGGTAGGTGACACCTGCCTGTACGGGTTAGATAATCAGAGTAGAACATATAGAAGAGATTATATCGGTGAGCATATAGTCACCTTTGTAAACCATAGCACACAGCAATCATTTAGCAGCGGTAGACGGAGTAGGGCCCTCCACCTGGGCAAACAAGCAAGTTTGAGTACTTTTGCcaaaaagtactcagcaagtaccCCAACGTATAAGAATTTAATGACATGAAGGCGAGATATGGTGGGGCTAGCAGTAATGCAGAAAGTAAATAATGCAGGTGTAACACATTATGACTTTTACTGAAACCCTAGACTATGTTAAGAAATTGTGGCCCTGGAGGAGGAACACAAAGCCTCTCCTACCAGTTCCCAAGTTTTATCGCAGCGATCGTCGGGATCCTGCCTTACCCTTATCCAAACCCATCATATTCTTGGGCCTCTACCCTCATCATTATTTAACCTATCTCTAGGGGTGTGACTAATCAAGAGAGCTTTAACCGAGAGTGTTCATAACCGAGAACcgcggctattcgaatagatcaTACTCTGCGCAGAGGCGTACACTGTACCCATACGCTCGATCAGCCCATACCCTGATCAAAGGCGGTACTGACCTACGAGAACCATACCTACCGGCGTCTATTCCCAGACTACATTATCATTCGGTCCTAGACAACATTCCCTAGCTCCATCCAAGTCTACACTGGGGCCTAAGTAGGGGCCATTCAACCATCCGCTACGTGGATCCAATTTTCCCGGGAAATGCATGCAATTCAGTTAAGAtattgtgatcttcactattaaggaagcgtttaaaccatctaaacgcgattaaggaaacctaatgataaaaccctaatgggctgtgaGCAACAGGCCCATTAAGCccgtttccagaggctggccccagccccacagtgcctataaatataaggtcgtggttagcaccttaatcaACCATTCATCTCaatctaaaaccctagccaccgctagtctgatcgctaaaggcactggaggggtttggaaggccaagcactcccgtttggcgcccgaaggacgccgattcgctgctgcatcttctacaccgacaagaacgcctacttcctctacggatcaggcgtaaatggctgctgcaactgctaacgctggtataatgtttaccaatttattccgcattagattgatttgtcatgaactaggttatgttcagatcttgggttattagcctctaatgtttaagcctggctaattctaacaattggtatcagagccatcttAACCTAGTCATGCACGGTCAATTTTGAGCCATGTTTATGCCTCTGTTTTCGTCGGTTTAAGATGCAAAACCTACTGTGCAGATTAGATCCTATTGCACAGTTAGGTTTGATTCATGTTTTAGATGCAATCAGATCCTGCATAATGGCTTTTATGTGTTAATCATGCGTGATTAGATCTAAATCAAGGTTAATTAAGTTTCTGATcacgagattagatctaatctaattcgGTTTAGGTCAAGTTTAAGATTAATCTTGATCTGTTTATGAGTTAAGTATCGGATTAGATGCAATCATTCCTGAGTAATGAATCAGTTTAAGTTAATGCCATGATTAAATCAAGTAATCAAGGTTAGGGTTTACTTTTGCTTACTGTTTTCCCCAAATTTATGCCACTGTTAAATTAACTCCCGCGAAATTAGATCCAAATTCATGAGATTAGATGCATCAGTCAGCAATTAGAAGAAGGAGAGTCAAATTTTCAGATCACATCTTGaaattcccaaatttttctcatgaaccctaaccctaagattGAATCTTACCTTGACTGCGGCCATAAGTTGGTTTGCAAGCCACGAGCAAGCACCACTGCAGGACCCACCGACGGAGCCGCGCGCGATTCGGTcgcacgcggcgccggcggaaggACCTGCAGAGGCGCATCAGCACGCCATCACCGGCGCGCACGCGGCGCGTCAAGCGGCGGCCAGCGCTCTCGGGCGGGCCCGCTCCGCACCGCGCATCAGGCGGCGGTCGGCGCTGGCTGGCGCCACGCCCGCACGAGGACGCGCGCGTCCTGCTGGGCTTGCTGGCACCCAcgccgcggcggcaggcggggcccgcgcatgaggcgcgcaggcggcggcctgCGAGCCGCACTAGGCGGCGCCAGGCCCGCGCGCAGCGCACGCGGCAACTGGCGGTGCCGACGCCCCGACCGCCCGCGCATGCTGCCGGGCCCGCTCTTCAAGCAGCGGCGGCCAGCCCCGCCCGCGCATGAGCCGCGCACTGGTGGCCCACTGGGGCGCTGGTGGCCCTCGCGGCACGGCACAACGCATGAGGGCTGCGGGACTGTGCACGCAAGGGCGGCGACGCTGGATCTTGAGGCCATGAGGCGGCTGGCGGCTGCTATCGCGtgaagcaaggaagggagagtGAGGGGATCCAGGGCACCCTCCGACAGCCAGCTCCTTTATATATGATGCTAGATCATTTTTCAGCCCTTCGATCGGAACGGACGGTCGAGATCTCTCCGCCATTAGGGTTTTCGTGGGATGGGCCAAATGGGCCAAATGCGCAGATTGGGCCGCGCGCGCAGAGGAGAATTTTGGGCCCTTTACGTGTTTTAGCCCAGTTTTGATGTTAAAGCCTTTTCTTTTACTGTTTCTTATGATTCAACCTCAATTTAATTGCTGTTATGTTTAAAGGCTTTAATTATTTCTGTTGCACTTATTATTACCAGCATTAtgttaatttaattttctatgagttatgtaaatgcttttaattatgttttaattgtatttattcactgaaaattatgttcatccaccataagcaattaagatgcactctatttaaatggaaccatcgggaagtttatttagagcacttgtaattaattctgaccatcgttgatttaattacgagttttaatgataaatttcgtttgttttccccatcggtgatgcaaattgaaatttatgtatgattttaatcagaccatcgtagggttaatttcatacttcttatgcgcatcttaattgtgagtttaattaagttattgttctcatgattttcagtgaacacTGTGACGGGCTACCTGAAGTCCATTGAGCCCCTAAATGGCACCAACTACCCCAGCTGGTATAAAGATGTTCAGGTGGCCATTGCTGTGTGCGAGTATGATCTCGCCTTACGTCAAGATAAGCCAGCAGAGCCCGCTGATCCCAATGGTGATCGTACTGCCATTGAGAAGTGGGAGAGATCAGACAGGATGGCCAACATGATCATTAAGAACACGATCACTCCGGCCATCTGTGGTGCTATTCCTGATAAGGACAAGGATGGTAATGATCTGAGCGCCAAGGCATACCTTGCCAAGGTGGAGGAGAACTTTAAGAGTTCTTCCAAGACTTATGCTAGCACGCTGATCATGAAGATGCTGACTTCACAGTATGATGGGCAAAGTGGAATCAGGGAGCACATTATGagcatgtgtgacatggcaaatAAGCTGAAGACACTGGATATGGCTATCTCTGATGGTTTTCTGGTGCACTTCATCATGACTTCTCTGCCAGCACAGTACAGTCCCTTCAAAATAAGCTACAACACTCAGAAGGCGACCTGGAGCATGGCTGAGCTTATTAGCTACtgtgttgaggaagaagaaaggcagaaagctgAAAGGATGAAGGATGCTGTCAACATGGTCAGTGAGCGCTTTGGACGTGTTAGCATGAGCAACACTCCTAAGCATCAGGCTGAGTCTGGCAGCAGCAGACAGCATAAGAGAAAGTTTAAGGGCCATAAGAGCAAGGCCGTGTCACATAAGAAGACCTCTAATGAGAGGCTGTGCAAGTTCTGCAAGTCACCTAAACATGAGCAAAAGGATTGCCATGGATTTAAGGAGTGGCTTAAGAACAAAGGTACAATTACTGATTATGTATCTTTTATTGATGAATCATTCTTAGTGATTTTTTCTCCcaatacttggtggattgactcaggtgccacTGTGCACATTTCCAATTCACTGCAGGTATTCAGTTCGATCCGAACTATAAGAGAGGGGGAGCGAAGTCTAAGAGTGGCTGATGGCAATGAAGTGAAGGTTGAAGGCATTGGGAGCTTCAATTTGGAGTTACCAGGCGGCTTCAACCTTAGTTTgcatgatgttctttatgttcccagtttgaagagaaaccttatttctgtttcacgtttagataagtcgggacatatttgtgagtttggcaactcagtgtgcaacattaaatttcataatttaagtgtgggccttggtcatttgcaaggcgatctttatttgctctctcttgataaagtttattctgcaatgaatgtggatgatgtatcgcataagcgtaagcgtgatgatgagacttcttcgaaattgtggcattgtcgtttgggccacatttcgagggggagaattgagcgtctcataagagaagagatactccATTCATTAGATCTCTCAGAATTAGATCAACAATGCGTTGATTGTATTAAGGGGAAATTCGCTAAGACAATTAAGAAAGGAGCTACTCGGAGTTCGGGcctattagaaataattcatactGATGTTTGTGGACCGTTCCCAGTAAAGTCTGTTGATGGTTTTGACTCGTTCATTACCTTCACAGATGACTTCTCTCGTTATGGTTATATTTACCCCATTCGTGATCGATCCGAGTCAttagataaattcaaaatattcaaggctgaagtggaaaatcagcataatgtcactattaaattagtgagatcggatcggggtggtgaatattatgggagacatgctccattcggccaagtacctggaccattcgctaagtatcttgaagagaatggtataaaggcccagtacagtatgccgggcgaaccacagcaaaacggagttgctgagcgtcgtaatcgtacactaatggacatggtacgtagcatgcttagttattctactttgtctgtggagatgtggatggaagcattaaaaacagctgcacacatacttaatcgtgttccttccaaatccgtgccaaaaacaccttatgagttgtggtttgggaagaaaccatcgcttaattatttgcgtgtgtggggctgtccagccgaagctaagttatttaatccacagcaaaagaaattagatgatAAGACGGTGAGCTGCTATTTCATCGGATACCCTGATAAGTCTAAGGGATACCGATTCTACTGTCCTGATCGTTTCACTAAGTTCGTTGAGACCAGGCAGGCTGTATTCCTAGAGGATGCAGGAATCAGTGGGAGCTTTCCGAGGAGGGAAATTAATCTTGAAGAAATACGGGCTGAGCTTCCCATCCCGGTGATTCAAGAAACAGTAACACCTCAGTCAGTGCCGCTGTTCGTTCCTTCCGTTCAGAGTACACCATCTGTTTAGATTACGCCTCCTGTTCAGAGTACTAGCGCTGCTCCGGCTGTTGAAGTAGCTCCTGAGCCTGCGAGCGAACAACAAGCTGAGCAAATGGCGCCTAATGCTGAAGTTGAGAACCCTGTCGAGGTGTCTCAGACTGCACCTCAACCAGCACCTCAGCCTGTTGAACCATTAAGAAGATCACAGCGGGCTAGGAAACAGACAGTTTTCCCTGATTGTGAGGCATACTTAAGTGAAGACATGTATGATATCGGGAaagctgatgatcctaactcgtttagagaggcagtatcatgtgagaactctgccaaatgggttgaggccatggaagaagagcttaagtccatgagttccaatgatgtttgggatctggtagatattcctaatggagtcaaaccagtaggctgtaaatgggtctacaagactaaACGTGATTCTAAAGGGAATGTCGAACGATTCAAAGCAAGGCTTGTAGCCAAAGGTTTTACGCAAAAGGAAGGGATTGATTATAATGAAACCTTCTCCCCTGTGTCTAAGAAAGATTCATTCAGAATCGTTATGGCGCTAGTGgctcattatgacttagagctacatcagatggatgtcaaaactgcgttccttaatggtgacttagatgagaccatcttcatggcacaaccggaaggttttgttgtgaagggcaaggaacatttgggatgcagacttaagaaatccatttacgggcttaagcaagcgtcaagacagtggaaccttaaattcgatcaagtgattaagaaattcggatttaaggagaatgacgtggataattgtatctacactaagataaagggtggtaaatttataattctagtgctttatgtggatgatatcctaTTAG
This genomic interval carries:
- the LOC120672474 gene encoding uncharacterized protein LOC120672474, producing the protein MAAATANAVNTVTGYLKSIEPLNGTNYPSWYKDVQVAIAVCEYDLALRQDKPAEPADPNGDRTAIEKWERSDRMANMIIKNTITPAICGAIPDKDKDGNDLSAKAYLAKVEENFKSSSKTYASTLIMKMLTSQYDGQSGIREHIMSMCDMANKLKTLDMAISDGFLVHFIMTSLPAQYSPFKISYNTQKATWSMAELISYCVEEEERQKAERMKDAVNMVSERFGRVSMSNTPKHQAESGSSRQHKRKFKGHKSKAVSHKKTSNERLCKFCKSPKHEQKDCHGFKEWLKNKGIQFDPNYKRGGAKSKSG